From the genome of Paracidovorax avenae:
CTGGTGGGGCGAGAAGGTGTCGTAGGGCAGCGTTTCCCAGTCGGGGAACAGCGCGCAGCGCAGTTCCGGCGCGAAGAACGCCATCTCGTCGATCAGGCGCTGCGCGTCGGTGGCGTCGGCCGTGACGATGGCGATGGTGCGCCGGGCGGCCTTCTCGCGCTCCGCGACGCGCGCGAGCAGCAGGGCGTCCGCGCTGCCCACGGGGCGCGGCATGGTGAAACGTTTGCCGGGGATGAGTTTGGGGAGGTCCATGGGGAAGCGGGGACTGGCTGGGCGCACCGGAGCGCCGCGGGCCGTGCGCGGTGCGGCGCGGCCATGCAGGCATTCTAGGGCGGCGGCCATTCCGGCGGGGCGCCCGGGGCATGCCGGCCGGCCAGGGTGCGCCGCGCTCCTACAATGGCCGCCCCATGAGCGATCTGCTGCCGCCCCGACCGACCCTTTCGCCTCCGGCCACGCCGGGCCGTTTCTGGGCCCTGCTGCCCTGTGCTGGCACGGGTGCCCGCGCCGTGGCGCCGGGCGCCGCGGCCGGCGTGCCCAAGCAGTACCAGGCCGTGGCCGGGCTGCCGCTGGTGCTGCACACCCTGGCGGCATTCGCGGGCGTGCAGCGCCTGCTGGGCACGCTGGTGGCCGTGGCGCCCGGCGACGCATTCTTCGACGCCCATCCTTCGGACCTGCATTTCGCCGTCGCCTGCGGCGGCGCCACGCGCGCCGACACCGTGCTCGGAGGCCTGCGCGCGCTGCGCGAGCGCGGCGCGGAGGAGGGCGACTGGGTACTGGTGCACGACGCGGCGCGCTGCCTGGTGACCACGGCGCAGATCGACGCGCTCATCGATGCCTGCGAGCACGACAGCGTGGGCGGCCTGCTGGCCCACAAGCTGGCCGACACGCTCAAGACGGCCAGCGAGGGCCCGGGCGGCGTGCGCGTCGCCTCCACGGTGGACCGCAGCGACAAATGGCTCGCCCAGACCCCGCAGATGTTCCGCCTGGGCACCCTCGAATCCGCGCTCGTGCGGTACGGCGCGCAGGCCACCGACGAGGCCAGCGCCATGGAGGCCATGGGCCTGCACCCGCGCCTCGTGCCGGGCGGCGCGCAGAACTTCAAGGTCACCTATCCGGACGACTTCGCGCTGGCCGAGGCCGTGCTGGCGCAGCGCCTGCTGCCGGCCACCCTGGAACGCTTCGGCGGGCCGCTCGCGCAGGGCGCGCCGCTGCCGGGCAAGACTTTCTTCTGACAGACACACAAGGCGGAACTGCCCATGACGCTTCCCCCATTCCGCATCGGCGAGGGCTGGGACATCCATGCCCTGGTGCCGGGCCGCCGCCTGGTGATCGGCGGCGTGGACATCCCCCACACCATGGGCCTGCTCGGGCATTCCGATGCCGACGTGCTGCTGCACGCCGTGACCGACGCGCTGCTGGGCGCCGCGGGGCTCGGCGACATCGGCAGCCATTTCCCGGACACGGACGAGCGCTTCAAGGGCGCCGATTCCATGGTCCTGCTGGTGGAGGCCGCACGGCGCGTGCGCGAGCGCGGCCACGAGATCGGCAACATCGACAGCACCGTGATCGCGCAGGCCCCGCGCCTCGCGCCGCACATCCCCGCCATGCGCGAAGGCATCGCCCGGTCGCTGGGCCTGCAGCCCGACCAGGTGAACGTGAAGGCCAAGACCGCCGAGCGCATGGGCCCCGTGGGGCAGGGCCTGGCCATGGAGGCGCGCGCGGCCGTGCTGCTGTTCAGGCCTTCGCCGGCTTGACGGGCTTGCCGCCCTTGGCGGCATCGGGTGGCAGCTGGCGCTTGATCTGCGGGCGCTGCAGCCGCTGCTTGGGGTCCTTGCCGGCCGGCAGTTGCGAGGCGCGCTGCAACTGGATGTGCGCCACCAGGCCGCCGGAGCCGGAATTGGCCAGCGCGAAGATGCCGCCCATGCGCTGCACGGTCTTGTCCACGATGGCGAGGCCCAGGCCCGCGCCCGCGGCCGCCGTGCGCGCGGAGTTGCCGCGGAAGAAGGGCTTGGTCAGGTTGCTTAGCTGGTCGGGCGGCACGCCCGGGCCGTGGTCGCGCACCTTCACCAGCACCCATTTCTCGCGCCCCTTGGCGGCGATCTCCACCGAAGCCGTGCCGCTCTCGGGCGTCTTGCCGTAGCGGCGGGCGTTCTCCAGCAGGTTGGAGATCACGCGCGCCAGCTCCACCTCGTCGGCCAGCACGATCAGATCTTCCGGCACGCTCATGGAGATCTGCAGTTCGCGGTGGTCCTGCACCGCATACACGCAGGAAGACACCACGCCGTGCAGGTTCACCGGCGTGAGCGTGACGTGGTCCGGCCGCGCATAGTCCAGGAACTTGTCGATGGTGGCGTCGAGCTGCACGATGTCGGCCACCATGTGCTCGCGGGCCACGTCGTCGATCACGCTCATCTCGGTTTCCAGCCGCAGGCGCGCCAGCGGCGTGCGCAGGTCGTGCGAGATGCCGGCCAGCATCACCGCCCGGTCCTGTTCGAGCTTCGCGAGCTTCTGCGCCATGCGGTTGAAGCCGATGTTCACCTCGCGGATCTCGCTGGTCACCACCTCCTCGTCGAGCTGGCTGGCCGCGAAATCGCCGTCGCGCACGCGGTTGGCGGCGTAGGAGAGCTGCTTGAGCGGCCGGTTGATGAGCCGCGCGATCGCCGCCGCGCCCGCCAGCGACAGGGCACCCGCGGTAATGAGCCAGATCAGCCAGGTCTTGCCGCCCGCCGTGCTCAGGCGCGAGCGGTCCATCAGCAGCCAGTTGGGATCGCCGTTGATGGTGAAGCCCACCCACAGGCCGCTCTCGCCGTTCACGTTGCCGGCCACGATCGTGCCCGGGCCGAGGCGCTCGGTGAGCTCTTCGGTCAGGCGCACGCCCAGGGCGGTGTCGTCCACGAGGTCGAAGCGGTCGCTGGGCTCGCGGGGCAGGATGCGCACGCCCTCCTGGTCCGCCATGGTCTTGATGAGCGAGACGCGGGCGATGGCGTCCGCATGCACCAGCGCGGCACGGCTCAGGTTCACGAGGGAGGCGATCTGCTGCGCGGTCTGCAGGGTGCGGGGCTCGAATTCGAGCGCGCGCAGCGTCTGCAGCCAGGCCAGGATGCTGCCCACCAGCAGCAGCGCGAGCAGGAAAAAAGTGCGCCAGAAAAGGTTCAGGCCGACGCGCGTGCGCTGGGACGCGCGCCGGTTCGGCGTCGTCTCCAGGGGCGCGGGGCTGGTGGCGTCCGCGGACGCATCATGGGAGGCGCTCATGTCAGGTCAGGAGAAGAGCCGGGCCGCTGCAGGCCGTGGAAGGGCCGCGGGCACCGGGCTGCACGTGGTGCCGGCCCGGTGCCCGCGCGCGGGGTTGTCGGCCGTGGATCAGCTCGCTCCATCCGGCACGAACACGTAGCCCACGCCCCAGACGGTCTGGATGTAGCGGGGGGCGGCGGCATCCACCTCGACCAGCTTGCGCAGGCGCGAGACCTGCACGTCCAGGCTGCGGTCGAAGGGCTCGAATTCGCGGCCGCGGGCCAGCAGGGCCAGTTTTTCGCGCGACAGCGGCTGGCGCGGGTGGCGCACCAGGGCCTTGAGCATGGCGAATTCGCCGGTGGTGAGGGGCAGCTCCTCCCCGTTCTTCTGCAGGGCGCGCGTGCCCAGGTCGAAGGTGAAGGGGCCGAAGGTCACGACCTCGTTGTCGCCCGAGGGGGCGCCCGGGGCCTCCTGCGGCGGGCGGCGGCGCAGCACGGCGTGGATGCGCGCCAGCAGTTCGCGGGGGTTGAAGGGCTTGCCCAGGTAGTCGTCGGCACCCACCTCCAGACCGACGATGCGGTCCACGTCCTCGCCCTTGGCGGTGAGCATGATGATCGGGGTGCGGTCGTTGGCCGCGCGCAGGCGGCGGCAGATGGAGAGCCCGTCCTCGCCGGGCATCATGAGATCCAGAACGATCAGTTCGACCGTCTCGCGCAGCAGGATGCGGTTGAGCGCCTTGCCGTCTTCCGCCACCATGACTTCGAAGCCTTCCTGGGTCAGATAGCGGCGCAGCAAATCACGGATGCGCGCGTCGTCGTCCACCACGAGGATCTTGTCGGTACGGTTGGTTGTAGAGGCCATGAGTTTCCTGGGTCCTATTTGTAACAGAGCCGATTCTGACCACCTTGCCGCCCGAAGTTCGCGTTTTTCCGGCAGGTCTGACCAAGTGTTACAAATTTTGCGGCGGCTATCAGCAGGGTTGTCCGGGCGACATCTCCAGGGGCCACCGCGTGCGTTACCGTGGACGGCCTGCCCGCATGCGCATGTCCGGCATGCAGGTTTTCACACGATTTTTTCCATACAGGGAGTCCCTTCATGAAATTCCTCGCCCCCCTGGCCGCCGCCTGCGCCATCGCTGCCGTGTCGGGCACGGCGTTTGCCCAGAACGTGGCCGCGCCGGCGCCCCAGAACGTGCTGCAGCTCGCCGCGAGCGGCTCGGTGGATGTCCAGCAGGATCTTCTGGTGCTGACCCTGGCTGCCACGCGCGAGGGCGCGGATGCCGCCACCGTGCAGACGCAACTGCGGCAGGCGCTGGATGCCGGCCTGGCCGAAGCCAAGCGCGCTGCGCAGCCCGAACAGATGGAGGTGCGCACCGGCCAGTTCGGCCTGTACCCGCGCTACGGCAAGGACGGCAAGATCACCGCCTGGCAGG
Proteins encoded in this window:
- a CDS encoding ATP-binding protein gives rise to the protein MSASHDASADATSPAPLETTPNRRASQRTRVGLNLFWRTFFLLALLLVGSILAWLQTLRALEFEPRTLQTAQQIASLVNLSRAALVHADAIARVSLIKTMADQEGVRILPREPSDRFDLVDDTALGVRLTEELTERLGPGTIVAGNVNGESGLWVGFTINGDPNWLLMDRSRLSTAGGKTWLIWLITAGALSLAGAAAIARLINRPLKQLSYAANRVRDGDFAASQLDEEVVTSEIREVNIGFNRMAQKLAKLEQDRAVMLAGISHDLRTPLARLRLETEMSVIDDVAREHMVADIVQLDATIDKFLDYARPDHVTLTPVNLHGVVSSCVYAVQDHRELQISMSVPEDLIVLADEVELARVISNLLENARRYGKTPESGTASVEIAAKGREKWVLVKVRDHGPGVPPDQLSNLTKPFFRGNSARTAAAGAGLGLAIVDKTVQRMGGIFALANSGSGGLVAHIQLQRASQLPAGKDPKQRLQRPQIKRQLPPDAAKGGKPVKPAKA
- the ompR gene encoding two-component system response regulator OmpR, with the protein product MASTTNRTDKILVVDDDARIRDLLRRYLTQEGFEVMVAEDGKALNRILLRETVELIVLDLMMPGEDGLSICRRLRAANDRTPIIMLTAKGEDVDRIVGLEVGADDYLGKPFNPRELLARIHAVLRRRPPQEAPGAPSGDNEVVTFGPFTFDLGTRALQKNGEELPLTTGEFAMLKALVRHPRQPLSREKLALLARGREFEPFDRSLDVQVSRLRKLVEVDAAAPRYIQTVWGVGYVFVPDGAS
- the ispD gene encoding 2-C-methyl-D-erythritol 4-phosphate cytidylyltransferase, with translation MSDLLPPRPTLSPPATPGRFWALLPCAGTGARAVAPGAAAGVPKQYQAVAGLPLVLHTLAAFAGVQRLLGTLVAVAPGDAFFDAHPSDLHFAVACGGATRADTVLGGLRALRERGAEEGDWVLVHDAARCLVTTAQIDALIDACEHDSVGGLLAHKLADTLKTASEGPGGVRVASTVDRSDKWLAQTPQMFRLGTLESALVRYGAQATDEASAMEAMGLHPRLVPGGAQNFKVTYPDDFALAEAVLAQRLLPATLERFGGPLAQGAPLPGKTFF
- the ispF gene encoding 2-C-methyl-D-erythritol 2,4-cyclodiphosphate synthase, which produces MTLPPFRIGEGWDIHALVPGRRLVIGGVDIPHTMGLLGHSDADVLLHAVTDALLGAAGLGDIGSHFPDTDERFKGADSMVLLVEAARRVRERGHEIGNIDSTVIAQAPRLAPHIPAMREGIARSLGLQPDQVNVKAKTAERMGPVGQGLAMEARAAVLLFRPSPA